The DNA segment cttgtcgcTTGAGTCATCcggggttcttcttcatcattggaccttgccttcagttcctttcTCGCGTTCTTtcttagaaccttgacttcgagcctacgcagattaacgacaaaaggtacacaacgactaagcaaatgaacaccagaacaaaaccaaatgAAACACCAAAGCGGAAGAAGAACGTCGGAGAAAACGACaaaagctaaacctagcggaaGACGATCAGCAACTCTAAGCAATGCGAAGCTAATACACAGAGGCGTAAGTATCGCACATACGTTTATATCGGTACACATGCACTCACTTACACGAAGAAACTCTAGCTGTCGTCTTTCGGCAGTTAAACTAATAAACGCTCACCCAGTTGATCATGTTTGTTTAggctttctcttaagttgataaaacaactaggttaatagcCAGCGGAGCAGAGCGTAGCAACGGCGATGGGGACGGCGCGGTGGCCATCAGCGCGGGTGGCACGACCAAGGGAGAGAAGTCCAGAGGGAGGGAGAAGCCAAACGCGAGGAGAGGTGCCAACGGAAGGGAGTCCGGTCGGGGTAGCGGGATGGCCGGCTGGGGAGAAGAGCTCTCCGGCGTGGCTCGTCGGTGGGGGCTCGGCTTGAGGCCGGGCAGAGGGGGAGATGATCAGCGGCGGCGGTCTCTTCAgctgagcgcggcggcgaggggcacaCGACAGCAGCTCGTGCGGCAACGCGCGCACAGTGGTGCTAGCGGAGACGGCGCTGAGGAGCTGGACAGATGGGCGCAGCGATGGATGCGACAGCGCGGGAAGAGCAAGGTGGCAACGCGCGTAAAATGGCGGCACGACACGACAGTTGAAGCTGGGTGGCGGGAGGATAGAGGCGCGACGGCACGGAAGGCCGAACGGCTATGTGTGGTCGGGCGGTGCGGCGGCCATCAGAGCGTGGGAGGCACGGGTCGGCGCGGTGTGCAGGCAAGCGGCGGCGCGCGCGAGACGGTGGCAGGATGGCATGCACAGGTGCACGCACGGTGCTGTGACGTGCATTGCTGCGGCGACACGGGCCAGTTGCGCGGCAGTCTTAGGCTGGCAATGCGCGTGCCAGCGGCGGCACAGAGGGCAATGTGGGCCAGCTGCGGCACGTGaagaagcagagagggaaagggaaGTTGAGATTTGCCTGCTCGGGTGTGAAAAGATCAGAGGCCAGCATGGGCACGGGGATGGGCTGAGagagaatagagagagagagagagagagagagagagagagagagagagagtagatgtgagagagaaggagagatgagaTGTATGGCAATTTTAATTGTATGTATTTGAGTTTgtaatgattcaaattaaacgATTTGAATTTGTAAACGTATTTGTgatgattcaatttgaatgaGTTAAATTGAATCAAATTGGCGTAATTCAATTGGATTTGAATTATGAATGGACGTGACTTTGAACGAGGATTCGAATATGAAATTTGAACTTGAACTTGATTCTAAttgatttgaattgagtttgtgAAGCGATTATACTGAGATGAAATGAATATATCTTGAACGATTTGAATTGCATGTGAATACGAATTCAACGATGATTTGATCGAATCTGTATTCGAATCTGTATTTGAAATATTTGGGATCGAATCtcctatttgaatttggatctgGATTTGGATTTGACACTAATCCAAAtgagagtatttgaatttggagaTTGATTCGAAAGAATATTTGAAGTTGGATTCAAAATAGAGTTTGgcattgtcggagggtgaactcctatagcggcgatccggagggaccccctttgagattcggccgaggggatgattctgaatctgcttgcggatgaaataaatgggcgtaaatgcgatggcaggtggaatggaatgatcgaatgcagaatgcagtaaatgcattgggggtttttagacaggttcgggccgcactgagcgtaataccctactcctatgtggatactataaatgcgctgagaatgtctctcagggatgctgctggttacaagaatgtctgtctatcctagagctttgggctccttgttcttcggtggtctcagcttctgtgcttgtactaagTGCTCCTCTGTCTTCGATCTTCGTTCGgattggagagagagagagtttccGATGTGTCCGGATTCGACCTCTTTCTTCTGTGCCTACTGGCTcctcttaaatacccgccggcggtagcgtgctccgaaagagagggcacgagttctaaggcgccataaatggagaAGCAGACGTCAGGGGCTGCTGGGCGAAGTGACggcggggttgaaaatgcgctccctgcccggtctcggtcgtcatgatggtgtTTTGCAATGGGCGCCatgaagagggcccaccgggcagccaccgagcggcccggcgtgcccgctcggtcttaTACGCCTgccacagtagggcggcaggcggagcgcCTCGGGCCTtacaatgttatcccgaggcgcgccggatgacgcgggatgggacccgtgcattaaatgtccccacgcctctctatcaagccgtggcaggggctgacaccgagcgtggcaggagtagttggaaatgacaggccacgcgccctcttaaatgcggcatcagacctgtcactggttgacacctcaccgctgggcctctgtgggggccaccggcgaaggacttccgAGATCactggggaaccgagtgctcgggggccactttTCACAGCCCCGAGGactctctctcggatatgccccttcttggtcctcggggaaccgagtgctcgggggccacagcttgcgaccccgagcactctctcccggaatttagcttcctttgggtcttcggggtactcggacgctcgggggctgctgctcgcggccccgagcaccccctttcCGGAACTCAGCTTTccttggtcgtcgggggactcgagtgatcgggggccactgctcgcagccccgagcactctcttcccggcacttggtcttctcgggtcatcggggaactcgggtacccgggagccactgttcatggccccgagcatcctctcccggATCTTAGTCTTTTCGCGCTttggggagatgatccccgcagGAGGTTACCACGTGGCAACCTgttgatctggcctcgggactcggggacccctagttcctgtgGCACCGACAGGCATTAACTCAATgagagtatttgaattaggaaaagATTCAGACTTGAAGACATGGGATTAGAGAGAGGTTTGAATTCAGaagaattgaattcaatttggattttaGCTGAGTTGAAAGATCGATTTTCTCGGATTGATTTGGATTAGAAAATTGCCGAAAAGAACTAAAACGAATTCGAATTGAGAAACATTCAATtcgaatcgccacacaaagaatcataaaaataattaaaccaaaatgcatatgatgaatTCATCGCAACAATTTATTTATAAGTTAATTTAGTGCTCGTTGGAATACTCagcccaaataatatatttgaatatatacatacaagtatatacacattcaaatatatatttcctcgattttatactggtttaataattagaaaaagttttaatttagagtgaattttgctatatttttatatgctaaaattcagggtgttatAATTTCCACCCTTCGTCGTCGCTGGTTTCCCCGCTACAGCCCGAGGCCCACTAACCGCCTCTTCAGCATCACAGGACCACCGGCTAATCTTCCTGATCTTCAATTTCGCTTCTCTGTCGCCGTAGTCGAGCCCCCGTCGAGCTCCGACCGCTTTGTCGCCTTCTCACCATCGCTGACCACCGCCAAGCCATCGTCGGTCAACGTGAAGCTCTCAGTGAGAATCCATGTCGCCACCTCAGTTCATTTACGCCGTTTCATGTCACTTTTGGTAGCCCGTAGCGCTAGATTGAGCATCGCCGGTGATGCTCCAGCCTTGTCTGAGGCGGCACCACTGCTTCCATGTCGCTGTCAGCCGCCAAACTTCCCCCAACTATCGTCGTTCATCGGATCCCTCACGTGCGGTCAAGATTAGAGGACTAGATACCCCTTCGCCCTTTTAAATTGTAGCCACCGGTTTTAAGATCAACGCTTTAAGAAAAGTGCaggcggtttcacggtttggtctcaaaaccgtgggaggactggaggagtgcgttgcatcatcacgaagcttgcatcgagacgaagctaatTCATGAAGGCATCGCGGttgtccgatgaatggagaagaaaatagaccaaaatgtcatcagtgataggtaggagtgcgctacaagagaggagtattttggaaaaaagctaGGAAAACTTAGGAATCAgattttctagacctataaatagaagggtagggttataagagagtttgaaccagccacttgaggcCACTTGTGCCACCcgtttgagagcttagagctagagtttagagaagagaaggatgagtgcttagcctatgtaataggtgagagttttaatagataaatctttgtaatctgtctaaaatagggttgacatctttgagtaatgaagtttatatttttgcacatatttgaattcccctcattctagtttccttctattggttcctttgcaagtttgcaagtttttcggtttccagttttgatttttattttggtttttaggctaaaatttcagcaccttgtgaggtcattcttcttgttgctagatgcataaaattcacatgcaCACGCTTGTGTGATAGAGTCTTGAATCatcttgcctctagataatcaatttggagagtttcgttgctcggtgttcatcttttcttgtttctttgcaagttgtgatctttcaagcgttaagacatatggattgatcttaaatagaacatatggttcatataccatatGTGGAGTCGTGTTACCtctattttctcttgttaaaacttctctctatttttgcttctgcttgagttttgaggtgcgttgggtgatccaaataggagaaggctatcgattttgcaagaaatttgttgaggtacCTATTCACCGCCTTCTAGTCACCAATTCATTCCTattgaggaggaggtgggcgtGGGAGCAGAGCGGAGAGGTGGGGGGCGCCGCCGGTCTCGGAAGGCGGGGACCTCCGGTGGTTCAGTGCTGGGCTGGATGATCATAAAAATGAGTTGTTAGCAAGGGAGGGATGACAGCCACAGATTTGGAGGTGGCGGAGCGAGCTGCGTTGGtgcaaggaggaagatgatTGCAACGATCGGGAGGTAGCATCTCCCTTACTTTTGCATTAGTGCTATAGTTAGATTTTTGCCAAATCTCGCTTAAAAGTGTGATGTTATGGTAATTTTAACAATCACGATGTAGTTTTGTCAAAAAGTTATCAAAATCCTTTGATTAAAGTCGTATTGTTTGTTTATATCCGGGTCCCTAGTGACAGATGTAATATCCCAGCCTATAGTGTTTTTGGTTTTGGGTCGTGGGGTCTAATTATTACGGTGCGGTGGGTTTAGTATCATCTTGTTAGTTTAGATAGGTTAAAACTAGTTTATAAGCCTTCACGCTCTAAGCATAGTACCTTCAGGTTAACCATTTTACACGAAATGAGAATAAAAACATAAGAAATGTGTTATATGTATACGGACCTGTTCTACAGGTGGGCTGGGTTGTAAACGAATTTTGGAGACAGGGGGCTACATATGTTATTCAGAGCCATATTTCATTGCATGAGTGCATGGGTGGGTGAACGTGGTAAGTTATCGAGCACGTCAGTCCTGAAGGATATTGCAGTCTATTAGTGTTTCTAATTTTGATCTGTGGAGTCTAAGTATTTTGGTGTAGTGAGTTTAGCACTATATTAATAATTTAGATAGGTTAAAATCAGCTTATAAGTTTTCACGCTCCAAATATAACAACTCCAAACCAATATTTTCACacgaaacaagaaaaaaatataaaaaatatactatACTAATACAGATTTGTCTCACACGTGGGTTAAGCTGTAAACCAAATTTGAAGATAGAGGTGTTACATCAGACATAGGagcaacttgatttctcacatGGCAATAGAAAAGGTTCTCGCATCTCAAGACACGACTCACGAGATGATGGTTATCCTCGTGACCACTGATATGTGTGTGCGGCCTCACCAACCTCACTCACCCGGCCATACACCAAACGCACTGCCCCAAAAGGCAAAGAATCCAAGAAACAGAGTCAGTCATCAGTCATGGCGTCGTCCTTCGCTGCGCATGTGCTGCGCGGGCGGTGGTTCATGGCGTACGGCTCCTTCCTCATCATGTCCTCCGCGGGCGCCACGTACATCTTCGCCATCTACTCCAAGGACATCAAGGCCACGCTGGGCTACACGCAGGAGCAGCTCAACACCGTCGGCTTCTTCAAGGACGTCGGCGCCAACGTCGGTATCCACGCCGGCCTCATCGCCGAGGTCACCCCGCCCTGGCTCGTCCTCGCCGTCGGCGCAGCAATGAACCTCGGCGGCTACCTCATGCTCTACCTCTCCGTCACCGGCCGCGTCCGCGCCAGGCCGCCGCTCTGGCTCGTCTGCCTCTACATCGCCGTCGGCGCCAACTCGCAGGCCTTCGCCAACACCGGCGCGCTCGTCACATGCGTCAAGAACTTCCCCGAGAGCCGCGGCGTCATGCTTGGATTGCTCAAGGGGTTCGTCGGCCTCAGCGGCGCCATCTTCACCCAGCTCTACCTCGCCTTCTACGgacccggcggcggcggggacacCAAGCCACTCATCCTGCTCGTCGGCTGGCTCCCGGCTGCCGTCTCCGTCGCCTTCCTCGGCACCATCCGGATTATAAGCGCGCCACGCCCGCCCGCCGCGGCGCGCCGGGAGTACCGCGCGTTCTGCTCCTTCCTGTACGTGTCGCTAGCCCTCGCCGCGTACCTCTTGGTCGCCATCGTCCTCCAGAAGCGCTTCCGGTTCACCCGCGCCGAGTATGTCGTCAGCGCCGCCGTCGTGTTCGCGATGCTGCTCCTTCCCCTCGGCATCGTTCTGCGCGAGGAGGCCGCGCTGTTCAAGATCAACAACATGCCTGAAGCGCAAGCTGACGCGCCGGCGCTGTCCGTGGTGACCGCGGCTACGAAGCCAGCGGCAGTACCAGCGAGCGCGGGATTGCTGAGTGCCCTGAGGCCGCCGCCGCGTGGCGAGGACTACACCATCCTGCAGGCGCTGGTGAGCGTGGACATGCTGCTGCTGTTCACGGCGACGGTGTTCGGCGTGGGCGGGACGCTGACGGCCATCGACAACATGGGACAAATCGGCGAGTCTCTGGGGTACCCGCAGCGCAGCATCTCCACGTTCGTCTCCCTCATCAGCATCTGGAACTACCTAGGCCGCGTCGCCGCCGGCTTCGGCTCGGAGGCGCTCCTGGCGCGGTACCGCATCCCGCGCCCGCTCCTCGTGGCCGCCGTGCTCCTCCTCACCGTCCCCGGCCACCTGCTCATCGCGTTCGGCGTACCAGGGTCGCTGTATGCGGCCTCGGTGCTGGTGGGATTCTGCTTCGGCGCGGCGTACCCGATGATCCTGGCCATCATCTCGGAGCTGTTCGGGCTGAGGTACTACTCGACGCTGTACAACGTCGGCAACGTGGCCAGCCCCGTGGGGTCGTACATCCTCAACGTGCGCGTCGCTGGGCGCATGTACGACCGGGAGGCCGCGCGGCAGGGCGccgtggcggcggtggccgggAAGGGCGTGACGTGCGTCGGCGCACGGTGCTACAGGGAGTCGTTCTTGGTCGTCGCGGCGGTGACGGTGGCCGCGGCGCTGGTGACGCTGGCGCTCGCGTGGAGGACGCGGGTGTTCTACGCGGGGGACATCTACGCCAGGTTTAAGAAGGACGGGAGTACGGGAGTGAGTGGCAATGGCGTcggagaggaggcggtggtggacgGACGCCTGTGAGAAATTCAGATTCAGGGACTGATCGGCCGACCAAAAATATCAAGTGACATGACACTGGTTAACTAGAGACACTATTACACAagttgggattttttttttcgtgcTTGTTTGATACTTTATATGTTGAACACTGATGGTTAATCAGACAGTTCTTGGCAGTTTTTTGGTACCTAATTAACCAGGATAACGCTAGCGGTGTTTTGTTGTACACATCAATTGTGGTCAAGGATTACCGTTACCTTCCATTTTTGGGTGATAACGCTAGTGATAACTTTTGTCAGTGATTGTTACGATCCACATCAACACTCGCTCATCACGATCAACCGATGTCACTTGTACTGAATTCGGGTAGAAGTTCAGAGGTAGCACAGTATAGTTtgtggaagaagaaagaagaaagaaaggaaaggttCAGAGCCGTGTTCGATCTTCAGGCAACCAATGCCAGCGGTGCTCCCGCTCGATCGTGGCGCTCATTTTGCCCACTCCGAGCTCAGGTATCGCTTGTTGTGCTGACGGCGCCTcttttcctcctccttccttggAACTCTGCCTCGGCGCCGATGCAGCAGGGCTTTGTCCCCAACCAAGCCGGTGCAAAGGGAAAACGATGCTCCAGCCAGCGAAGCAGATTGCCCTTCCCATTGCACTAGCACCTGTTCCACCGCTTTTGATCCTCGCCGATGCAGGCGTCGCTGAAGAAAACACAAGTTGAACACTGATGGTTAATCATACAGTTCTTGGGAGTTTTTGGGTACCTAACCAGGATATTGTGTTGTTGTACACATCAACTGTCGTCAAGGATTTCATATCGTCGGGTCGGGGGAGTCGCGAGCTTTATGCCCAAAAGCAGGCCCGGAGCGGGTCACGGCAAGCGGACTTGCAGTGGTAACGGAAGCATCCTGCCAAAGAAGCGTGGTTCGCCGGCCGGTCGTCGGATGTGGCGAATCGGCCGTGGGGGTGTAATGCCCGGCCACTAGTGTTTCTGCTTTTGGTCTGGTCTAAGTGTTTTAGTGTACTCAGTTTAATACTACTTTGATAGTTTAGATTGTTTAAGACTAGCTTATACTGAGTAGTAAAAATGAACTGGAATTATAAATCATGAGTGAGTATTGTAGGACATTTCTGAAGAAAAAAGGATTCACATTTTAGGCACAGAATTCGTGTTTCTGTATCGTGAAAGTTTATTCTAACTTGTACTCGACTGCGGTTCATAGCCAAACAAGGAAAAGGGTCACGACTATTCCTTGTCTTCACCAACGCCATTGCTACTGCTAGTATTGTTTCCTTCCTTGAACTTTGCGTAGATGTCTCCAGCGTAGAACTCCCGGGTCCTCCACGCCAGCGCCGCCGTCACCACCGCCGCGGCCACCGTCACCGCCGTGATCACCAAGAACGACTCCTTGTAGCACCGCACGCCAATGCACGTCACCCCCTTCCCTGCCGCCATGGCCACCGCGCCCTGCCGCGCCGCCTGCCGGTCGTACATGCGCCCCGCGACGCGCACGTTGAGGATGTACGACCCCACGGGGCTGGCCGTGCCGCAGAAGTTGTACAGCGTCGAGTAGTACTTGAGCCCGAACAGCTCCGATACGCTCGCGAGGATCAGCGGCTGCGCGGCGCCGAAGCAGAATCCGATGAGCACCGACGCCACGTACAGCGAGCCCGGCACGCCGAACGCGATGAGGAGGTGGCCTGGaacggcgaggaggagcacggCGGTCAAGATCAGCGGCCGCGGGAGCCTGTGGCGTGCGAGGAGCGCCTCCGATGCGAAGCCGGCGGTGACGCGGCCGAGGTAGTTCCAGATGCTGATGAGGGAGACGAAGGTGGCGATGCTGCGCTGCGGGTAGCCCAGTGACTCGCCGATCTGCCCCATGTTGTCGATGGCTGTCAGCGTCCCGCCCACGCCGAATACTGTCGCCGTGAACAGCAGCAGCATGTCCACGCTCACCAGCGCCTGCAGGATCGTGTAGTCCTCgccgcgcggcggcggcctcaGAGCACACAGCAGTCTCGCACTCGCCGTCACTGGCTTCGAGGCGGCAGGCGAAGGCTCCAGCGCCGGCTTGGCAGCCACGGGCTGCACGGACACTGGCGCCGGCTTCGTGGCCACAGTCACCGAGGACAGCTCCGGCTCCTCTGCTTGCGCTACGAGCGTGTTCTTGAACAGAGCAGCCTCCTCGCGCAGGACGACGGCAAAGGGGAGTAGGAGCATGGAGAGGACGACGGCGGCGCTGACGCCGTACTCGGCGCGGCTGAACTGGAACCGCTTCTGTAGGATGATGGTGACCATGAGGTACGCGGCGAGCGCCAGCGACACGTACAGGAAACGGCAGAACACGCGGTACTCCCGGCGCGCCGCTAATGGCGAGCGCGGCGCGCGT comes from the Phragmites australis chromosome 22, lpPhrAust1.1, whole genome shotgun sequence genome and includes:
- the LOC133904996 gene encoding protein NUCLEAR FUSION DEFECTIVE 4-like, with product MATATAFAEHVLRGRWLMAYGSFLIMSAAGATYIFAIYSKDIKATLGYTQEQLNTVGFFKDVGANVGIHAGLVAEVTPPWLVLAVGAAMNLGGYLMLYLSVTGRVRARTPLWLVCLYIAVGANSQAFANTGALVTCVKNFPESRGVMLGLLKGFVGLSGAIFTQLYLAFYGPGGGGDTKPLILLVGWLPAAVSIAFLGTIRIIRAPRSPLAARREYRVFCRFLYVSLALAAYLMVTIILQKRFQFSRAEYGVSAAVVLSMLLLPFAVVLREEAALFKNTLVAQAEEPELSSVTVATKPAPVSVQPVAAKPALEPSPAASKPVTASARLLCALRPPPRGEDYTILQALVSVDMLLLFTATVFGVGGTLTAIDNMGQIGESLGYPQRSIATFVSLISIWNYLGRVTAGFASEALLARHRLPRPLILTAVLLLAVPGHLLIAFGVPGSLYVASVLIGFCFGAAQPLILASVSELFGLKYYSTLYNFCGTASPVGSYILNVRVAGRMYDRQAARQGAVAMAAGKGVTCIGVRCYKESFLVITAVTVAAAVVTAALAWRTREFYAGDIYAKFKEGNNTSSSNGVGEDKE
- the LOC133904250 gene encoding protein NUCLEAR FUSION DEFECTIVE 4-like, with translation MASSFAAHVLRGRWFMAYGSFLIMSSAGATYIFAIYSKDIKATLGYTQEQLNTVGFFKDVGANVGIHAGLIAEVTPPWLVLAVGAAMNLGGYLMLYLSVTGRVRARPPLWLVCLYIAVGANSQAFANTGALVTCVKNFPESRGVMLGLLKGFVGLSGAIFTQLYLAFYGPGGGGDTKPLILLVGWLPAAVSVAFLGTIRIISAPRPPAAARREYRAFCSFLYVSLALAAYLLVAIVLQKRFRFTRAEYVVSAAVVFAMLLLPLGIVLREEAALFKINNMPEAQADAPALSVVTAATKPAAVPASAGLLSALRPPPRGEDYTILQALVSVDMLLLFTATVFGVGGTLTAIDNMGQIGESLGYPQRSISTFVSLISIWNYLGRVAAGFGSEALLARYRIPRPLLVAAVLLLTVPGHLLIAFGVPGSLYAASVLVGFCFGAAYPMILAIISELFGLRYYSTLYNVGNVASPVGSYILNVRVAGRMYDREAARQGAVAAVAGKGVTCVGARCYRESFLVVAAVTVAAALVTLALAWRTRVFYAGDIYARFKKDGSTGVSGNGVGEEAVVDGRL